From Hydra vulgaris chromosome 15, alternate assembly HydraT2T_AEP, one genomic window encodes:
- the LOC136092188 gene encoding metabotropic glutamate receptor 3-like isoform X1, producing MIIMVFFIIGHSQVTKGDDIFIAGAIDSCKSNENEPKCIFQFLYEKATEFAIEEINKNPKILFNHTLKLQNMNINEKISVYRVLSGRFVISIGPYSSEFSEFWSNVLWVGKKSIISYGASSTKFSRRNDYPSIFSTVPSDKYQSKLLLQLALHFNWQTVAILQTQDEDGASMTFNLGTVLDKSICIKHMEKIYPDSKIDEYENAIASLLQHKDIKTVFIFFTYESCKNFFIAAEKYKENLKLFQFVISTSCGTMLNIPNSIQFYFEGMLAIQITNPMPPDFQNYLKLKYKNFNYSAYTPVRPVIKSVNAAAFAIHKWLEECDMKSQNNISCAQALLSTDNIYINTYLSNITENNLSKIPMFNEFGCVEDSYDIFQYTQGEFKVIGFWNHSNTTALQIHPIIPLEESICSSPCKENQIQIPTTDCCWSCSPCNPEDIIKDNVCVKCAPGTKTNKKQRVCYPLPLVSMNMNDSLAYIVFSISSTTILLSVLLIIVYLNNHNKYIIREGNTQLCSLVGVIFMSITPLLYIQKPSIIACHAQKIMFGMPLTLCYAPLVLKTNRIYRTYLSSDKPKLRGLILISMPSQILLILGMVGIQLTMAVFWVVNSQPVVLTEFKPNHVEQVCNSSSRNMTLNAVFPCVLMLSCAYWAFKTRNLPETYNEIKSIAITMYITVFLSTAGLAVAYVLDSQPKQLYTLCFTYQAISIVTLYGLYAMKIIKMYFRKLTKKNKRKKELDTIMNQLAIMSPTLSMMSGIYERKNSSPSITTTNSTVAANN from the coding sequence gTGATGACATTTTTATAGCTGGCGCCATTGATTCATGTAAGTCTAATGAGAATGAACCAAAGTGTATTTTCCAATTCTTATATGAAAAAGCAACAGAGTTTGCAATTGAAGAGATTAATAAAAACCCTAAAATCCTATTTAACCACACTTTAAAACTgcaaaatatgaatataaatgaaaaaatatcagtatACCGTGTTCTATCAGGAAGGTTTGTGATATCAATTGGACCTTACTCTTCAGAGTTTTCTGAGTTTTGGTCAAATGTCTTATGGGTtggaaaaaaatcaataattagtTATGGTGCAAGCAGTACCAAATTTTCTAGGAGAAATGATTACCCATCTATTTTTTCAACAGTGCCATCAGACAAATACCAAtcaaaattacttttacaaTTAGCTTTGCATTTCAACTGGCAGACTGTTGCCATTCTGCAGACACAAGATGAAGATGGAGCCTCAATGACTTTTAACTTAGGAACTGTTTTGGACAAAAGTATATGTATAAAACACATGGAAAAAATTTATCCAGATTCAAAAATAGACGAATATGAGAATGCAATTGCCTCGCTACTCCAacataaagatataaaaactgTCTTTATATTCTTTACATACGagtcttgtaaaaattttttcatagctgctgaaaaatacaaagaaaatttaaaattatttcagtttgTGATTAGTACATCTTGTGGAACTATGCTAAATATACCAAATtccattcaattttattttgaaggGATGCTTGCTATACAAATAACCAACCCTATGCCACCTGATTTTCAAAACTACTTGAAATTgaagtataaaaactttaactacAGTGCATACACCCCTGTAAGACCAGTAATAAAATCTGTAAATGCTGCAGCCTTTGCCATTCATAAATGGCTAGAAGAATGTGATATGAAGTCACAAAACAACATTTCTTGCGCACAAGCATTACTTAGTACAGATAACATTTACATAAACACTTATTTATCTAAcataacagaaaacaatttaagtaaaataccCATGTTCAATGAATTTGGTTGTGTTGAGGATAgttatgatatttttcaataCACTCAAGGTGAATTCAAAGTTATTGGATTTTGGAACCACAGTAATACTACTGCATTACAAATACATCCAATAATTCCATTAGAAGAATCAATATGTAGCTCTCCATGTAAGGAAAATCAAATTCAGATTCCAACAACTGATTGTTGTTGGAGTTGTAGTCCTTGCAATCCAGAGGATATAATAAAAGACAATGTTTGTGTTAAGTGTGCACCAggaacaaaaacaaacaaaaaacaaagggTATGCTACCCATTACCTCTAGTCTCTATGAATATGAATGACTCATTAGCATATATTGTATTCTCTATTTCAAGCACAACTATACTTCTTTCAGTTTTACTAATTATTGTATACTTAAATAACcacaacaaatatattataaggGAAGGCAACACCCAATTGTGCTCTTTGGTTGGTGTAATTTTTATGTCAATAACACCTTTACTTTACATTCAGAAACCATCTATAATTGCATGCCATGctcaaaaaataatgtttggCATGCCGCTAACACTCTGCTATGCTCCATTagtcttaaaaacaaatagaatTTATAGAACTTATCTTAGTTCTGATAAACCAAAACTAAGAGGATTGATACTAATTTCAATGCCCTCTCAAATATTACTTATACTTGGAATGGTTGGCATTCAGCTGACAATGGCTGTTTTCTGGGTAGTAAACAGTCAACCAGTAGTGTTAACCGAATTCAAACCAAACCATGTAGAACAAGTTTGCAACTCTTCAAGTAGAAATATGACTCTAAATGCTGTCTTTCCATGTGTTTTGATGTTATCTTGTGCATATTGGGCATTTAAAACAAggaacttacctgaaacttacaatgaaataaagagCATAGCAATTACCATGTATATAACCGTTTTTCTGTCTACAGCTGGACTTGCAGTGGCTTATGTTCTAGATTCTCAGCCAAAACAACTTTATACTTTGTGTTTTACATACCAAGCCATATCCATTGTAACATTATATGGTTTATATGCCATgaagataattaaaatgtaCTTTCGCaagcttacaaaaaaaaataaaagaaaaaaggaacTAGATACTATAATGAACCAGCTAGCTATTATGAGTCCAACATTATCAATGATGTCTGgaatatatgaaagaaaaaacaGTAGTCCTTCAATCACAACAACTAACTCAACAGTTGCTGCAAATAATTAA
- the LOC136092188 gene encoding metabotropic glutamate receptor 3-like isoform X2, whose amino-acid sequence MIIMVFFIIGHSQVTKAGAIDSCKSNENEPKCIFQFLYEKATEFAIEEINKNPKILFNHTLKLQNMNINEKISVYRVLSGRFVISIGPYSSEFSEFWSNVLWVGKKSIISYGASSTKFSRRNDYPSIFSTVPSDKYQSKLLLQLALHFNWQTVAILQTQDEDGASMTFNLGTVLDKSICIKHMEKIYPDSKIDEYENAIASLLQHKDIKTVFIFFTYESCKNFFIAAEKYKENLKLFQFVISTSCGTMLNIPNSIQFYFEGMLAIQITNPMPPDFQNYLKLKYKNFNYSAYTPVRPVIKSVNAAAFAIHKWLEECDMKSQNNISCAQALLSTDNIYINTYLSNITENNLSKIPMFNEFGCVEDSYDIFQYTQGEFKVIGFWNHSNTTALQIHPIIPLEESICSSPCKENQIQIPTTDCCWSCSPCNPEDIIKDNVCVKCAPGTKTNKKQRVCYPLPLVSMNMNDSLAYIVFSISSTTILLSVLLIIVYLNNHNKYIIREGNTQLCSLVGVIFMSITPLLYIQKPSIIACHAQKIMFGMPLTLCYAPLVLKTNRIYRTYLSSDKPKLRGLILISMPSQILLILGMVGIQLTMAVFWVVNSQPVVLTEFKPNHVEQVCNSSSRNMTLNAVFPCVLMLSCAYWAFKTRNLPETYNEIKSIAITMYITVFLSTAGLAVAYVLDSQPKQLYTLCFTYQAISIVTLYGLYAMKIIKMYFRKLTKKNKRKKELDTIMNQLAIMSPTLSMMSGIYERKNSSPSITTTNSTVAANN is encoded by the coding sequence CTGGCGCCATTGATTCATGTAAGTCTAATGAGAATGAACCAAAGTGTATTTTCCAATTCTTATATGAAAAAGCAACAGAGTTTGCAATTGAAGAGATTAATAAAAACCCTAAAATCCTATTTAACCACACTTTAAAACTgcaaaatatgaatataaatgaaaaaatatcagtatACCGTGTTCTATCAGGAAGGTTTGTGATATCAATTGGACCTTACTCTTCAGAGTTTTCTGAGTTTTGGTCAAATGTCTTATGGGTtggaaaaaaatcaataattagtTATGGTGCAAGCAGTACCAAATTTTCTAGGAGAAATGATTACCCATCTATTTTTTCAACAGTGCCATCAGACAAATACCAAtcaaaattacttttacaaTTAGCTTTGCATTTCAACTGGCAGACTGTTGCCATTCTGCAGACACAAGATGAAGATGGAGCCTCAATGACTTTTAACTTAGGAACTGTTTTGGACAAAAGTATATGTATAAAACACATGGAAAAAATTTATCCAGATTCAAAAATAGACGAATATGAGAATGCAATTGCCTCGCTACTCCAacataaagatataaaaactgTCTTTATATTCTTTACATACGagtcttgtaaaaattttttcatagctgctgaaaaatacaaagaaaatttaaaattatttcagtttgTGATTAGTACATCTTGTGGAACTATGCTAAATATACCAAATtccattcaattttattttgaaggGATGCTTGCTATACAAATAACCAACCCTATGCCACCTGATTTTCAAAACTACTTGAAATTgaagtataaaaactttaactacAGTGCATACACCCCTGTAAGACCAGTAATAAAATCTGTAAATGCTGCAGCCTTTGCCATTCATAAATGGCTAGAAGAATGTGATATGAAGTCACAAAACAACATTTCTTGCGCACAAGCATTACTTAGTACAGATAACATTTACATAAACACTTATTTATCTAAcataacagaaaacaatttaagtaaaataccCATGTTCAATGAATTTGGTTGTGTTGAGGATAgttatgatatttttcaataCACTCAAGGTGAATTCAAAGTTATTGGATTTTGGAACCACAGTAATACTACTGCATTACAAATACATCCAATAATTCCATTAGAAGAATCAATATGTAGCTCTCCATGTAAGGAAAATCAAATTCAGATTCCAACAACTGATTGTTGTTGGAGTTGTAGTCCTTGCAATCCAGAGGATATAATAAAAGACAATGTTTGTGTTAAGTGTGCACCAggaacaaaaacaaacaaaaaacaaagggTATGCTACCCATTACCTCTAGTCTCTATGAATATGAATGACTCATTAGCATATATTGTATTCTCTATTTCAAGCACAACTATACTTCTTTCAGTTTTACTAATTATTGTATACTTAAATAACcacaacaaatatattataaggGAAGGCAACACCCAATTGTGCTCTTTGGTTGGTGTAATTTTTATGTCAATAACACCTTTACTTTACATTCAGAAACCATCTATAATTGCATGCCATGctcaaaaaataatgtttggCATGCCGCTAACACTCTGCTATGCTCCATTagtcttaaaaacaaatagaatTTATAGAACTTATCTTAGTTCTGATAAACCAAAACTAAGAGGATTGATACTAATTTCAATGCCCTCTCAAATATTACTTATACTTGGAATGGTTGGCATTCAGCTGACAATGGCTGTTTTCTGGGTAGTAAACAGTCAACCAGTAGTGTTAACCGAATTCAAACCAAACCATGTAGAACAAGTTTGCAACTCTTCAAGTAGAAATATGACTCTAAATGCTGTCTTTCCATGTGTTTTGATGTTATCTTGTGCATATTGGGCATTTAAAACAAggaacttacctgaaacttacaatgaaataaagagCATAGCAATTACCATGTATATAACCGTTTTTCTGTCTACAGCTGGACTTGCAGTGGCTTATGTTCTAGATTCTCAGCCAAAACAACTTTATACTTTGTGTTTTACATACCAAGCCATATCCATTGTAACATTATATGGTTTATATGCCATgaagataattaaaatgtaCTTTCGCaagcttacaaaaaaaaataaaagaaaaaaggaacTAGATACTATAATGAACCAGCTAGCTATTATGAGTCCAACATTATCAATGATGTCTGgaatatatgaaagaaaaaacaGTAGTCCTTCAATCACAACAACTAACTCAACAGTTGCTGCAAATAATTAA